A genome region from Leguminivora glycinivorella isolate SPB_JAAS2020 chromosome 13, LegGlyc_1.1, whole genome shotgun sequence includes the following:
- the LOC125232665 gene encoding uncharacterized protein LOC125232665 encodes MAGKQAMSLARSHSDVQYNAPRNTNSSFARNSRTMSVHATSATDYLNKFKCVYCKDNSHPIYKCEKFNLLTLNERKHFVEQNKLCTNCLFSGHEPNDCKSRHACRVCAQKHHSSLHEDVPTPNVLLTTESPSSPELRSVAETSTPTPLHGATGQPSGKNCTVLLTTALVNLRPLNQGPYTPRSVRALVDQGAQTTLISESCVQRLGLPRYSVTGTTLTSIAGDVHPRGYVLCEVTPHNKPEPKLQIEAFILPSLTRYTANIPQSIGNIQRFEHLQNLNLADPELRSTRPVELILGNDHLDSILLRDNIIGPPGTPVAINTVFGYVIGGRISYDSMKCLSVNLSTCQLDTKLQRFWELESIPDYPHLTKDELRCESIFVETHTRDENGKYTVSLPFKENAPPLGDSRAIALSRLTKLEARLSRDPALRENYNKCIQEYLDAPFLALRTLRQLAIDEAANFPLASQVLLNEVFVDDVVTGADTVEDALTLQHQLTSICKAGTFELRKWTSNSSEFLSHLNDDASNHDDALILSALDTDTSVKVLGLKWNPKSDTFTYQTDKVANGSRKCTKRIMLAEIAKIYDPLGFLSPVTVFVKHLIQLLWASGSGWDAVPPQNISDLWFRFIDELPLLQDIALPRHVLPSTHQVSLHGFSDASEKAYAACVYIRVVDPNGAISTHLLIGKTKVAPLKRLTIPRLELCGAHLLSKLIKKVLTAYSSRISFDQVYAWSDSTITLAWLRSSPDKWRTYVSNRIAETTSNVPASQWHHVQSADNPADPASRGVLPSQLNHQLWFTGPAWLSKDESEWPKTNVICHTDEERRKHVLLTQINEPNSLEFIERFHRFQGYYASLLMYYDS; translated from the exons ATGGCGGGAAAACAAGCAATGTCGCTTGCTCGATCGCACTCTGACGTGCAATATAATGCGCCGCGAAATACTAATTCGTCGTTTGCGCGTAATTCACGTACTATGAGCGTACATGCTACTAGTGCAAcggattatttaaataaatttaaatgcgtATATTGTAAGGATAATTCACATCCTATATATAAATGTGAGAAGTTTAATTTGCTCACTTTAAATGAACGAAAACATTtcgtagaacaaaataaactttgtaccaattgtttattttctggCCACGAGCCTAATGACTGCAAGTCGCGCCATGCTTGCCGCGTTTGCGCTCAAAAGCACCACTCTTCATTACATGAAGACGTGCCTACTCCAAACGTCTTACTGACTACGGAGTCACCTTCTTCCCCTGAGTTACGCTCAGTAGCGGAAACCTCCACGCCCACTCCATTACATGGAGCTACGGGGCAACCTTCTGGTAAGAACTGTACAGTCTTACTCACGACTGCGCTTGTAAATTTACGACCCCTGAACCAGGGGCCTTACACGCCGCGGTCCGTTCGCGCCCTTGTGGATCAAGGAGCGCAGACCACGCTCATTTCTGAGTCGTGCGTCCAGCGTCTTGGCCTGCCACGGTACTCTGTGACTGGCACTACGCTCACCAGCATTGCTGGCGATGTTCATCCTCGTGGTTACGTGTTGTGCGAGGTTACACCCCACAACAAACCCGAACCTAAACTTCAAATCGAAGCTTTTATTCTACCGAGCCTTACACGCTACACTGCTAATATTCCTCAATCAATTGGGAATATCCAGAGGTTCGAACACCTCCAAAATCTTAATCTAGCGGACCCAGAACTGCGCTCAACGCGACCTGTTGAACTGATACTGGGTAATGATCATCTCGACAGCATACTGTTACGAGATAATATTATAGGTCCTCCGGGCACACCCGTAGCCATCAACACTGTTTTTGGTTATGTGATAGGTGGTAGAATTTCATATGACAGTATGAAATGCCTTAGTGTCAATTTGAGCACTTGTCAACTTGACACGAAACTGCAACGATTCTGGGAATTGGAATCCATACCAGATTACCCACATCTTACGAAAGATGAGTTGCGCTGTGAGTCGATTTTCGTCGAAACTCACACACGAGATGAAAATGGGAAATATACAGTTTCCCTACCTTTCAAGGAAAACGCTCCGCCTTTGGGCGATTCTCGTGCTATAGCTCTCTCACGTTTAACTAAACTAGAGGCACGCCTGTCTCGCGACCCTGCCTTACGTGAGAACTATAATAAATGTATCCAAGAATATTTAGA CGCGCCTTTTCTGGCCTTACGCACACTTCGTCAATTAGCAATTGATGAAGCTGCTAACTTTCCACTTGCCTCGCAAGTACTTCTCAACGAAGTATTCGTTGATGACGTCGTTACTGGAGCTGATACGGTTGAAGATGCTCTCACTCTTCAGCATCAGCTGACCTCCATTTGTAAAGCAGGGACGTTCGAACTCCGCAAATGGACCAGTAATAGTTCCGAGTTTCTGTCGCATCTAAACGATGATGCTTCCAATCATGATGATGCTCTTATTTTGTCAgcacttgacactgacacttCGGTCAAGGTCTTAGGGCTTAAATGGAACCCTAAATCTGATACTTTTACCTACCAAACGGATAAAGTAGCTAACGGCTCACGCAAATGTACGAAACGTATAATGTTAGCGGAAATCGCTAAGATTTACGATCCTCTCGGGTTTCTCAGTCCAGTGACTGTTTTCGTAAAGCATTTAATCCAACTTCTATGGGCATCAGGCTCAGGATGGGATGCTGTTCCTCCACAGAATATCAGCGACTTGTGGTTTCGGTTCATCGACGAACTGCCGTTATTACAAGACATCGCGTTACCTCGTCATGTGCTTCCCAGCACACATCAAGTGTCACTTCATGGCTTTTCAGACGCATCTGAAAAGGCATATGCTGCCTGCGTCTACATTCGTGTTGTCGATCCAAACGGTGCTATTAGCACACACCTACTCATAGGTAAAACTAAAGTTGCGCCTCTGAAACGCCTAACAATACCTCGATTAGAGCTATGCGGAGCTCATCTCttatcaaaattgataaaaaaggtCCTCACTGCTTACAGCAGTAGAATATCGTTCGACCAAGTCTACGCTTGGTCCGATTCCACTATAACTCTTGCCTGGCTGCGTTCGTCTCCAGACAAATGGCGGACATACGTGTCTAACCGCATAGCGGAGACAACAAGCAACGTGCCTGCCTCACAGTGGCACCACGTTCAGTCCGCAGATAACCCCGCAGACCCCGCGTCTCGTGGTGTTCTCCCATCTCAGTTGAACCATCAATTATGGTTCACGGGACCTGCTTGGCTCAGCAAAGATGAGTCTGAGTGGCCTAAGACTAACGTCATATGCCACACCGACGAAGAACGTCGCAAGCATGTTCTTCTCACTCAAATCAATGAACCTAATAGCTTAGAGTTCATTGAGCGATTTCATCGCTTCCAAGGTTACTACGCGTCACTGCTTATGTATTACGATTCATAA